A DNA window from uncultured Methanoregula sp. contains the following coding sequences:
- a CDS encoding methanogenesis marker 5 protein has protein sequence MAKVFIYPATSLILSDMVARFGHTPLSSATAIRERVQTAGLESPPLQITPEEPKKGLKWAAVEVPAGVRGRMSLYGPMIEACEAAIIINDADLAFGCMGCARTNELIKFLVHQKPIPRLELNYPKNEEEGVKFVAAIRQFLTGLGGAK, from the coding sequence ATGGCAAAAGTATTCATCTACCCTGCAACGAGCCTGATCCTCTCCGACATGGTGGCAAGATTCGGGCACACGCCCCTTTCATCCGCCACTGCAATCCGCGAACGCGTCCAGACTGCAGGTCTCGAATCCCCGCCACTCCAGATCACTCCCGAAGAGCCCAAGAAAGGGTTAAAGTGGGCAGCAGTTGAGGTCCCCGCCGGGGTCCGGGGCCGCATGTCCCTCTACGGGCCGATGATCGAGGCGTGCGAAGCGGCGATCATCATCAACGATGCCGATCTCGCGTTCGGGTGCATGGGGTGTGCCCGGACCAACGAGCTGATCAAGTTCCTCGTCCACCAGAAACCGATCCCGCGACTCGAACTGAACTACCCGAAGAACGAGGAGGAAGGCGTGAAATTCGTAGCAGCCATCAGGCAGTTCTTAACAGGACTCGGAGGAGCGAAATGA
- a CDS encoding methanogenesis marker 15 protein, with amino-acid sequence MTQPVRIAQLSCGPEYSGIQHEIDSAASEVGGQIFFPDVALKDIRRDFDKFGLDVKSPDLKLAIARAMALVEGRVEADAVFIATCFRCAEAAIVRNELRRYINEHSRLPVVSYSFTERTTAGTLLTRMEALTTIARRRALLAREVQKGLTLGLDSGSATTKAVVMRDNKIIGTGWQPTTEVLKSANEVIAHALAEAGVTREEIQAVGTTGYGRFLVGKEINADLIQEELTVNSKGAVYLAGRQHGPATVIDIGGMDNKAISVMDGIPGVFTMGGICAGASGRFLEMTAKRLGVEITELGPLSMKGFGDRVPMNSYCIVFGTQSLVNALAAGSTREDVAAAACHSVAEQVYEQQLQEVDIKEPVIMVGGTSLIEGLVHAMGQLLQTKVVVPPYSQYIGAVGSALLASGFIKDD; translated from the coding sequence ATGACCCAGCCGGTGCGGATTGCGCAGCTCTCCTGCGGGCCGGAGTATTCCGGTATCCAGCACGAGATCGATTCTGCTGCAAGTGAAGTCGGGGGCCAAATCTTCTTCCCGGATGTTGCCTTAAAAGATATCCGCAGGGATTTCGACAAGTTCGGGCTGGATGTAAAGAGCCCGGACTTGAAACTCGCCATTGCCCGGGCCATGGCGCTCGTGGAAGGGCGGGTGGAGGCAGACGCCGTCTTCATCGCCACCTGTTTCCGGTGTGCCGAGGCGGCAATTGTCCGGAACGAACTCCGGCGCTACATCAACGAGCATTCGCGCCTGCCTGTTGTCAGTTACTCGTTCACCGAGCGGACAACCGCAGGAACGCTCCTCACAAGAATGGAAGCTCTCACCACTATTGCCCGGCGCCGTGCCCTGCTCGCCCGGGAGGTCCAGAAAGGGCTCACCCTTGGCCTTGACTCGGGATCTGCAACAACAAAAGCGGTCGTGATGCGGGACAACAAGATCATCGGCACAGGCTGGCAGCCCACAACCGAGGTTTTGAAAAGTGCCAACGAAGTGATCGCCCACGCCCTTGCCGAAGCAGGGGTCACCCGGGAAGAGATCCAGGCGGTCGGGACAACGGGATATGGCCGGTTCCTCGTGGGAAAAGAGATCAACGCCGATCTCATCCAGGAAGAGCTCACGGTCAACTCGAAAGGGGCGGTCTATCTTGCCGGCCGGCAGCACGGACCGGCAACGGTCATCGATATCGGGGGCATGGACAACAAGGCGATCTCTGTTATGGACGGGATCCCCGGAGTCTTTACGATGGGCGGTATCTGCGCCGGCGCCAGCGGGAGATTCCTTGAGATGACGGCAAAGCGCCTTGGCGTGGAGATCACGGAACTGGGCCCGCTCTCCATGAAAGGCTTTGGCGACCGGGTGCCGATGAACAGTTACTGCATCGTCTTTGGCACGCAGAGCCTGGTCAATGCCCTAGCCGCCGGGAGCACCCGGGAGGATGTTGCTGCTGCGGCCTGCCATTCGGTTGCCGAACAGGTGTACGAACAGCAACTGCAGGAAGTGGATATCAAGGAGCCGGTGATCATGGTCGGGGGCACATCTCTCATCGAAGGGCTCGTCCATGCCATGGGCCAGCTCCTCCAGACCAAGGTGGTTGTGCCGCCATACTCGCAGTATATCGGCGCCGTGGGATCTGCACTCCTTGCATCAGGATTCATAAAGGACGATTAG
- a CDS encoding methanogenesis marker 17 protein, producing the protein MYAIEYFEVECPEPLGAEYYRQIANDVLLDHNLLKVVSKLHIWIDPKVPIFVAVGTLKRITTIVRVRDLANVNPQEGKMTLVISDETYLAPMLKIFWERFGKDKVEQPDRFTIILYDVPVSAQEIEEIIVADPSESLFKDLIYALRCIAPEGFRLKSERFSAEKFSFVASENTLAENIDELVKEKFALMGETP; encoded by the coding sequence ATGTACGCCATCGAGTACTTTGAGGTGGAATGCCCCGAGCCGCTGGGGGCAGAGTACTACCGGCAGATCGCAAACGACGTGCTCCTTGACCATAACCTCTTAAAAGTCGTAAGCAAGCTCCACATCTGGATCGATCCCAAAGTCCCGATCTTTGTCGCGGTCGGGACTCTCAAGCGGATCACAACCATCGTCCGGGTCCGGGATCTGGCAAACGTGAACCCCCAGGAAGGCAAGATGACGCTCGTCATCTCCGATGAGACGTACCTTGCCCCGATGCTCAAGATCTTCTGGGAGCGCTTCGGGAAGGACAAGGTGGAGCAGCCCGACCGGTTCACCATCATTCTCTACGATGTCCCGGTATCAGCCCAGGAGATCGAGGAGATCATTGTTGCCGACCCGAGCGAGTCCCTCTTCAAGGACCTGATCTACGCACTCCGCTGTATTGCCCCGGAGGGATTCCGGCTCAAGAGCGAGCGCTTTTCCGCGGAAAAATTTTCGTTCGTGGCAAGCGAGAATACCCTCGCTGAGAACATCGATGAGCTCGTGAAGGAGAAGTTCGCGCTGATGGGGGAGACGCCATGA
- a CDS encoding methanogenesis marker 7 protein encodes MTLVPVTYKGGIYQHDVVIDLIEDLGGYIVQKHMIAQEVVLQCFVPKDDIELIREISRPLFGEVTDSPLVGTEIAVVSMSLEIHHLPHPSCDIAEYVRRLGAKSNMVSLARGPGKRIAGLNDEERDVINEHDIAVYLLGNFEHCIEYKMPTLRRGIEVPIVLCGGPDIETLKKIINPPVDGYVGNVGRFMRRTKEAEELSKLDEVVAEITRVLEKRREEIAKDPLSVSPARLMGLIREKVPAILDVTSPTPLTVQMAGLRVKLPYDTFAADLRKIEIEDGILLGDVAEILPSRMRDYILVRILPFSETNVVV; translated from the coding sequence ATGACGCTGGTTCCGGTCACCTACAAGGGGGGCATCTACCAGCACGATGTTGTCATCGATCTCATCGAAGACCTCGGGGGGTACATCGTCCAGAAGCACATGATCGCCCAGGAAGTCGTGCTCCAGTGCTTTGTGCCAAAGGACGACATCGAGCTCATCCGCGAGATCTCACGTCCCCTCTTTGGCGAGGTGACGGATTCGCCGCTGGTCGGGACCGAGATCGCTGTTGTGAGTATGAGCCTCGAGATCCACCACCTTCCCCACCCGTCCTGTGATATTGCCGAATATGTCCGGCGCCTTGGGGCGAAGAGCAACATGGTCAGCCTTGCCCGGGGCCCCGGGAAGCGGATCGCAGGGCTCAATGATGAGGAGCGGGACGTAATCAACGAGCACGACATCGCAGTCTACCTGCTCGGCAACTTCGAGCACTGCATCGAGTACAAGATGCCCACGCTCCGGCGGGGTATCGAGGTTCCGATCGTGCTCTGCGGGGGCCCGGACATCGAGACCTTAAAAAAGATCATCAACCCGCCGGTGGACGGGTATGTCGGGAACGTGGGCAGGTTCATGCGCCGGACCAAGGAGGCGGAGGAGCTCTCGAAGCTCGATGAGGTTGTTGCGGAGATTACCCGGGTTCTGGAGAAGCGCCGCGAGGAGATTGCAAAGGATCCCCTCTCGGTCTCGCCGGCCCGGCTCATGGGTCTCATCCGGGAGAAGGTGCCGGCCATCCTGGATGTAACTTCGCCAACACCGCTTACCGTCCAGATGGCAGGGCTCCGGGTGAAACTGCCCTATGATACGTTCGCCGCGGACCTCAGAAAGATCGAGATAGAGGACGGGATACTGCTCGGCGATGTGGCCGAGATCCTGCCCTCGCGGATGCGGGATTATATCCTTGTCAGGATCCTCCCGTTCTCCGAGACCAACGTGGTGGTGTGA
- a CDS encoding carboxymuconolactone decarboxylase family protein — MGKPAKDQFEKRLAQIVAQGADVTAEEWLKTIEEEYGKVPLIFKRMSERPEVLISHLLYKGTVAQTSPLDPKYVELISMAVGAALKCPHCTGYHMQAALKMGATREEILEVILLSGMISNSSVLANAYRIVDEKLERCIPCEVKGVGEKAKEKKAPVKSVVEKRSARKKAAPKKK, encoded by the coding sequence ATGGGAAAACCCGCAAAAGACCAGTTCGAGAAACGGCTTGCGCAGATTGTTGCGCAGGGTGCCGATGTAACGGCAGAAGAATGGCTGAAAACGATCGAGGAGGAGTACGGCAAGGTCCCGCTCATCTTCAAACGGATGAGCGAGCGGCCCGAGGTTCTCATCTCCCACCTCCTCTACAAGGGCACCGTGGCCCAGACAAGCCCGCTCGACCCGAAGTACGTGGAGCTGATCAGCATGGCGGTGGGGGCGGCCCTCAAGTGCCCGCACTGTACCGGCTACCATATGCAGGCGGCCCTCAAGATGGGAGCAACCCGCGAGGAGATTCTCGAAGTTATCCTGTTGTCTGGTATGATCTCGAACTCATCTGTTCTCGCCAATGCATACCGGATTGTCGACGAGAAGCTGGAACGGTGCATCCCGTGCGAAGTGAAAGGTGTAGGGGAGAAGGCCAAAGAAAAGAAGGCACCCGTGAAGAGCGTGGTGGAAAAGAGATCAGCCCGGAAGAAAGCAGCGCCTAAAAAGAAGTAA
- a CDS encoding MFS transporter — MARNPAPIITPTGKKIVLLIAVLSGFITPFDGSAVNVALPIMGAEFHMDAISLSWIATAYLLAAALFLVPFGKIADIYGRKKIYLFGIAIFTIASLAMTMVPSTSLLIAVRVIQGFGGAMIYGTGVAILSSVFPPGERGKALGIYIMAVYFGLTMGPFLGGVLTQYFGWRSIFLVNVPIGIIACLLVLWKLDGEWAECAGERFDLTGSVIYACSLVAVMYGFSVVPDPMGLGLIALGCILGVAFALYELRVPVPVLDMRLLLNNRVFAFSNLAALINYSATFAVTFLLSLDLQYTKGYSPEQAGLILIIQPAIMAILSPVAGKLSDRIEPQIVASIGMGLTALGLFMLVFIVESTSLGYIILCLIVLGLGFGLFSSPNTNAIMSSVEKRFYGVASGMNGTMRLVGQMLSMGVAMMLFAIFIGPAIITPDYYPQFITSMHYAFVIFAVLCVLGIGASLMRGKRKPATVTQAGSNE, encoded by the coding sequence ATGGCCCGGAATCCGGCTCCAATAATAACCCCGACCGGCAAAAAGATCGTGCTCCTGATAGCCGTACTGTCCGGGTTCATCACACCCTTTGACGGCTCGGCTGTGAATGTTGCCCTGCCGATCATGGGAGCGGAATTCCACATGGATGCCATTTCCCTCTCGTGGATTGCAACAGCATATCTCCTTGCCGCCGCCCTTTTCCTTGTGCCATTCGGCAAGATCGCGGACATCTACGGCAGAAAAAAGATCTACTTGTTTGGCATTGCGATCTTCACCATCGCCTCCCTCGCAATGACGATGGTCCCCTCAACCAGCCTGCTCATTGCAGTCCGGGTGATCCAGGGATTCGGAGGTGCCATGATCTACGGGACCGGTGTTGCCATCCTCTCCTCGGTCTTCCCCCCGGGGGAGAGGGGAAAGGCGCTTGGCATCTACATCATGGCCGTGTACTTCGGGCTCACCATGGGGCCGTTCCTTGGCGGTGTCCTGACCCAGTACTTCGGCTGGCGGAGTATCTTCTTGGTGAACGTACCCATCGGGATCATCGCCTGCCTGCTGGTCCTCTGGAAACTGGATGGGGAATGGGCTGAATGCGCGGGTGAGCGGTTCGATCTCACCGGATCGGTCATCTATGCCTGCTCGCTCGTTGCCGTCATGTACGGGTTCTCGGTTGTCCCGGATCCCATGGGACTCGGTCTCATAGCTCTGGGTTGTATCCTCGGGGTAGCGTTTGCCCTGTACGAGCTGCGGGTACCGGTGCCGGTCCTGGACATGCGTCTCCTCCTGAACAACCGGGTCTTTGCCTTCTCGAACCTTGCCGCGCTCATCAACTACAGTGCTACCTTTGCCGTCACGTTCCTCTTAAGCCTCGATCTCCAGTACACCAAGGGGTACTCACCGGAACAGGCCGGTCTCATCCTGATCATCCAGCCCGCCATCATGGCAATCCTCTCCCCGGTGGCCGGGAAACTTTCCGACCGGATCGAACCCCAGATCGTTGCATCTATCGGCATGGGGCTGACCGCCCTTGGGCTGTTCATGCTTGTCTTTATCGTGGAATCAACATCCCTCGGGTATATAATCCTCTGCCTGATTGTGCTCGGGCTTGGTTTTGGCCTCTTCTCCTCGCCGAACACGAACGCGATCATGAGCTCGGTGGAGAAGAGATTCTACGGGGTTGCATCCGGCATGAACGGAACCATGCGGCTTGTCGGCCAGATGCTCTCGATGGGTGTTGCAATGATGCTCTTTGCGATCTTTATCGGCCCTGCAATAATCACTCCTGACTATTATCCGCAGTTCATCACGAGCATGCACTATGCGTTTGTGATCTTTGCCGTGCTCTGCGTGCTCGGGATCGGGGCATCCCTGATGCGGGGGAAACGGAAACCGGCAACTGTTACGCAGGCCGGCAGCAACGAATAA
- a CDS encoding HEAT repeat domain-containing protein, which yields MDLMAEKLNGEWYSSFPRRGAVYDLMYAALSGKTPEERFQAVIMLGKSDDPRAVRPLMDLLSDRDAGIRCAATTALGQLKSGRSVEALLERLKDHNETMEIRAQAIIALAAIRSTGAIRGLREFSLEPDEDPALRSSAGEYLSRAVAW from the coding sequence ATGGATCTGATGGCGGAAAAACTCAATGGTGAATGGTACAGCAGCTTCCCCCGGCGGGGAGCGGTGTATGATCTGATGTATGCAGCATTGTCCGGTAAAACCCCCGAAGAACGGTTCCAGGCGGTCATCATGCTCGGGAAGAGCGACGACCCCCGGGCGGTCCGGCCCCTGATGGATCTGCTCTCCGACAGGGATGCCGGAATACGCTGTGCAGCAACAACGGCTCTCGGCCAGCTCAAGAGCGGGCGTTCGGTCGAGGCGCTGCTTGAGCGGCTGAAAGACCACAACGAGACGATGGAAATCCGAGCCCAGGCAATAATCGCTCTTGCTGCGATCCGGAGTACCGGCGCCATCCGGGGCCTCAGGGAGTTCTCCCTTGAGCCGGACGAAGATCCTGCCCTCCGTTCGTCTGCCGGAGAATATCTTTCCCGGGCAGTTGCCTGGTAA
- a CDS encoding VIT1/CCC1 transporter family protein has product MNGTKNSSFLSRTKESIRNCSGEIVFGMSDGVVSIFGLVAGMVAGAQSGNVILLAGATAAIAATVSMMAGVFLDLESERDAARVEAKERAAEISSDPDGAVKKLISDLQGTGLSAKSLDAIHEDMKANPLAIQKFEDAVAGEEETAAQKTSPVIHACWMGVADFIAAMTPVIPFIFLPLEQAKIVFIFGTALLLILLGIGRAKLGERPMFRTILETCAIAAAAAIAGALVGLLVSS; this is encoded by the coding sequence ATGAACGGGACAAAAAACTCATCATTTCTCTCACGGACAAAGGAATCAATCCGAAACTGTTCCGGTGAGATCGTCTTTGGCATGTCGGACGGCGTTGTCTCCATCTTCGGCCTGGTGGCCGGGATGGTGGCGGGTGCCCAGTCCGGGAATGTGATCCTCCTGGCCGGCGCAACGGCTGCAATCGCGGCAACAGTATCGATGATGGCCGGCGTCTTCCTCGATCTGGAATCAGAGCGGGATGCAGCCCGGGTGGAGGCAAAGGAGCGGGCAGCCGAAATCAGCAGCGATCCCGATGGTGCGGTAAAGAAGCTGATATCCGATCTCCAGGGAACCGGCCTGAGCGCAAAGAGCCTTGACGCGATCCACGAGGACATGAAGGCAAACCCTCTGGCAATCCAGAAGTTCGAGGATGCGGTAGCCGGTGAGGAGGAGACTGCAGCACAGAAAACCTCCCCGGTGATCCACGCCTGCTGGATGGGAGTGGCGGATTTTATCGCTGCAATGACACCGGTGATCCCGTTCATCTTCCTTCCTCTGGAACAGGCAAAGATTGTCTTTATCTTCGGGACTGCCCTGCTCCTCATCCTGCTCGGTATCGGGCGGGCAAAGCTGGGCGAACGCCCGATGTTCCGGACCATCCTGGAAACCTGCGCGATTGCAGCTGCCGCAGCCATCGCGGGTGCACTCGTAGGCCTGCTGGTCAGCAGCTGA
- the rlmH gene encoding 23S rRNA (pseudouridine(1915)-N(3))-methyltransferase RlmH, with translation MQIRVIGIGKIKEKFLQEGIAEYEKRLRPYAKVQVVEIADEKRPLSASPATEAAAMEKEGERVLAAVPAGSVVIALDVKGQALTSIEFAEAFRRWELAGKSQVVFVIGGDLGLSPAILSGSDLRLSLSNMTFTHPMARFILMEQIYRAFRILRGEPYHK, from the coding sequence ATGCAGATCCGTGTTATTGGCATCGGGAAGATCAAGGAGAAGTTCCTGCAGGAAGGAATAGCAGAGTACGAAAAACGCCTGCGGCCATATGCGAAAGTGCAGGTTGTCGAGATTGCTGACGAGAAACGGCCATTGTCCGCCTCTCCCGCAACAGAAGCCGCAGCTATGGAAAAGGAAGGGGAACGGGTTCTTGCGGCAGTCCCGGCAGGATCGGTTGTCATTGCCCTTGATGTGAAGGGACAGGCCTTGACAAGTATCGAGTTCGCCGAGGCATTCAGGCGATGGGAGCTCGCCGGGAAGAGCCAGGTTGTGTTTGTCATAGGAGGGGATCTCGGACTCTCCCCGGCCATCCTTTCAGGAAGCGACCTGCGTCTCTCGCTCTCGAACATGACGTTCACGCACCCGATGGCCCGGTTCATCCTCATGGAACAGATTTACCGGGCATTCCGGATTCTCCGTGGCGAACCATACCATAAATAA
- a CDS encoding phosphoglycerate kinase: MTIGTIKDLGAEGKTVLLRLDLNSPIDPSSNLILDDKRFREHLPTIRALSGSRVVIVTHQSRPGKKDFTTLEAHAEKLEQLLGKPVTYVDSIFGHHAREAVHAMKTGEVLMLENVRFNAEENLTLKPEEAKKTHLVKKLSSMADVFVNDAFGTAHRSQPTVVGLPMAMRSAGGLLMEKEVFTLSKVFSGAPRPVCMVLGGTKVDDSIDVARHVLDKGIADQVIVIGVVANVFLIAAGYNIGKPSTQLIAQLKYQAEIEKAKEILALYKDRVVMPQSVAVRENNRRVEYPVEKIPIEAPVLDIGMEAIADFVQVLKKSGTVVFNGPAGLFEEADFATGTYELLKAASRVEFSVVGGGHTAAVIEKMGLDSDFTHISTGGGACIEFLTGKKLPAVDALEQSKKIFG, from the coding sequence ATGACGATTGGAACGATTAAGGATCTGGGTGCTGAGGGAAAGACCGTTCTTTTAAGGCTTGACCTCAACTCCCCCATTGACCCCTCCTCCAACCTTATTCTTGATGACAAGCGTTTCCGAGAACACCTGCCCACCATCCGGGCCCTTTCAGGCAGCCGCGTTGTGATCGTCACCCACCAGAGCCGGCCGGGAAAGAAGGATTTCACAACGCTCGAAGCCCACGCCGAGAAACTCGAACAGCTTCTGGGAAAACCGGTAACCTACGTGGACAGCATCTTCGGCCATCATGCCCGGGAAGCCGTGCATGCAATGAAGACCGGCGAAGTGCTGATGCTGGAGAACGTCCGGTTCAATGCAGAAGAGAACCTGACGCTCAAGCCGGAAGAGGCGAAAAAGACCCACCTTGTCAAGAAACTCTCATCAATGGCAGATGTTTTTGTCAACGATGCGTTCGGCACAGCCCACCGCTCGCAGCCCACCGTTGTCGGGCTCCCGATGGCTATGCGGTCTGCAGGAGGGCTTCTCATGGAGAAGGAAGTCTTCACGCTCTCGAAAGTCTTCTCCGGAGCCCCGAGACCCGTCTGCATGGTGCTTGGCGGTACCAAGGTGGATGATTCCATCGATGTCGCCCGCCATGTTCTCGACAAAGGGATCGCCGACCAGGTGATCGTGATCGGGGTAGTAGCGAATGTCTTCCTGATAGCAGCTGGATACAACATCGGCAAACCCTCCACCCAGCTGATTGCCCAGCTCAAATACCAGGCCGAGATCGAGAAGGCGAAGGAGATCCTTGCCCTGTACAAAGATCGCGTTGTCATGCCCCAGTCAGTAGCGGTGCGGGAGAACAACCGGCGTGTCGAATACCCGGTTGAGAAGATCCCCATTGAAGCACCGGTCCTCGATATCGGTATGGAGGCCATCGCGGACTTCGTCCAGGTACTCAAAAAATCCGGTACCGTGGTCTTCAATGGCCCGGCCGGACTCTTCGAAGAAGCGGACTTTGCAACCGGCACGTACGAGCTGCTCAAAGCTGCATCCCGGGTGGAATTCTCTGTTGTCGGTGGCGGCCATACCGCTGCCGTCATCGAGAAGATGGGACTCGATTCTGACTTTACGCACATCTCAACCGGTGGCGGGGCCTGTATCGAATTCCTGACCGGGAAAAAGCTGCCAGCAGTAGATGCCCTGGAACAGTCAAAAAAGATATTCGGTTAA
- a CDS encoding V-type ATP synthase subunit D — MALRDIKPTRSELINLKRKIQLSERGYKILKMKRDGLILEFFKILANAKDSRGELLRKYDRAVEMMAVANTVEGAIGVKSAAFSVKEVPQINLKSKNIMGVVVPQIESSKVKKSVVDRGYGMLGTSTVIDETASAFEDLVESIIESAEIETTMKRLLDEIEKTKRRVNALEFKVIPELTAARDFIKMRLDEMEREELFRMKKIKARGSS; from the coding sequence ATGGCGCTGCGCGATATCAAGCCAACCCGTTCGGAGCTGATCAACCTCAAGCGGAAGATCCAGCTCTCCGAGCGCGGCTACAAGATCCTCAAGATGAAGCGCGATGGACTGATCTTGGAATTTTTCAAGATCCTTGCAAACGCAAAGGACAGCAGGGGCGAACTTCTCAGGAAGTACGACAGGGCCGTCGAGATGATGGCCGTCGCCAACACCGTTGAAGGTGCAATCGGAGTGAAATCCGCAGCATTCTCCGTCAAGGAAGTGCCGCAGATCAACCTGAAGAGCAAGAACATCATGGGGGTAGTCGTCCCCCAGATCGAGTCTTCAAAAGTCAAGAAGAGCGTGGTAGACCGTGGTTATGGTATGCTCGGGACATCCACCGTTATCGATGAGACGGCATCCGCATTCGAAGACCTGGTTGAGTCCATCATCGAGAGTGCCGAGATCGAGACCACGATGAAGCGGCTGCTCGACGAGATCGAGAAGACCAAACGCCGGGTCAATGCACTCGAGTTCAAGGTCATCCCCGAACTCACCGCGGCCCGGGACTTCATCAAGATGCGTCTTGACGAGATGGAAAGAGAAGAACTCTTCCGGATGAAGAAGATCAAGGCAAGAGGCAGTTCATAG
- a CDS encoding ATP synthase subunit B, with product MKEYRTISKIAGPLVFVEKTEPIAYGELVNIVLFDGTIKRGQVLDTSDDLVVVQIFETTTGIGKDSGVRFTGETIKMPVGREMLGRILSGGGKPIDGGPEIVPEKRLDITGAAINPYARGMPADFIQTGISTIDGTNTLVRGQKLPIFSGAGLPHNNVALQIARQAKVPGSTESFAVVFAAMGITKEEANYFMQDFERTGALEHAVVFLNLADDPAVERIITPRLALTTAEYLAFELGMHVLVILTDMTNYCEALRQIGAAREEVPGRRGYPGYMYTDLACIYERAGMIKGQKGSVTQIPILTMPGDDITHPIPDLTGYITEGQIVVNRDLHRKGIYPPINVLPSLSRLMNLGIGKGKTRDDHKKVSDQMYAGYAEGNDLRGLVAIVGKDALSERDRLLLEFADLFENRFVRQGYDEDRTIEDTLTIGWDLLSTLPVEQLTRIDRELIQKYHPKIKAGAKKE from the coding sequence ATGAAGGAATACAGGACGATTAGCAAGATTGCCGGTCCCCTCGTCTTTGTCGAAAAGACCGAGCCAATCGCCTATGGAGAACTTGTGAACATTGTTCTCTTCGACGGCACTATCAAGCGCGGCCAGGTGCTCGACACGAGCGACGATCTCGTCGTTGTCCAGATCTTCGAGACCACAACCGGTATCGGGAAGGACAGCGGAGTCCGGTTCACCGGCGAGACCATCAAGATGCCCGTGGGCCGTGAGATGCTCGGCCGTATCCTGTCCGGTGGCGGTAAACCCATCGACGGCGGCCCGGAGATTGTCCCGGAGAAGCGCCTCGACATCACCGGTGCGGCCATCAACCCGTACGCCCGGGGAATGCCCGCGGATTTCATCCAGACCGGAATCTCAACGATCGACGGAACCAACACCCTTGTCCGTGGCCAGAAGCTCCCGATCTTCTCGGGTGCAGGTCTCCCGCACAACAATGTTGCGTTGCAGATCGCACGGCAGGCAAAAGTTCCCGGCTCAACCGAGAGTTTCGCAGTAGTCTTCGCTGCCATGGGTATCACCAAGGAAGAAGCGAACTACTTCATGCAGGACTTCGAGCGCACGGGTGCACTTGAGCACGCCGTCGTCTTCCTCAACCTTGCAGACGACCCGGCTGTCGAGCGTATCATCACCCCGCGTCTCGCCCTGACCACCGCAGAATACCTCGCTTTCGAGCTTGGTATGCACGTGCTGGTTATCCTCACAGATATGACCAACTACTGTGAAGCGCTCCGTCAGATCGGTGCAGCTCGTGAAGAGGTGCCCGGTCGCCGTGGCTACCCGGGATACATGTACACGGACCTCGCCTGTATCTACGAGCGGGCCGGTATGATCAAGGGCCAGAAGGGTTCTGTCACCCAGATCCCGATCCTGACGATGCCCGGTGACGATATCACCCACCCGATCCCCGACCTGACGGGATACATTACCGAAGGACAGATCGTGGTCAACCGTGATCTGCACCGCAAGGGTATTTACCCGCCCATCAACGTACTGCCCTCGCTGTCACGTCTGATGAACCTTGGTATCGGCAAGGGCAAGACCCGTGACGACCACAAGAAGGTCTCCGACCAGATGTACGCTGGGTATGCAGAAGGCAACGACCTCCGCGGCCTCGTGGCCATCGTCGGTAAGGATGCTCTCTCCGAGCGTGACCGTCTGCTCCTCGAATTCGCGGATCTCTTTGAGAACCGCTTCGTCCGCCAGGGGTATGACGAGGACCGCACGATCGAAGACACCCTCACCATCGGCTGGGACCTTCTCTCTACGCTGCCGGTTGAGCAGCTCACCCGTATCGACCGTGAACTCATCCAGAAGTACCACCCCAAGATCAAGGCCGGTGCAAAGAAGGAGTAA